The following proteins come from a genomic window of Acinonyx jubatus isolate Ajub_Pintada_27869175 chromosome C1, VMU_Ajub_asm_v1.0, whole genome shotgun sequence:
- the LOC106980780 gene encoding 60S ribosomal protein L27-like, whose product MGKFMKPGKVVLVLVRCYSGHKTVIMKNIDDVTSDLPYNLALLAGTDRSPLKMTAAMSKKKIAKRSKIKSFMKVYNYNHLVPTRYSMDITLDKAVINKDVFRDPACKHKA is encoded by the coding sequence ATGGGCAAATTCATGAAACCCGGGAAGGTGGTGCTGGTCCTGGTCAGATGCTACTCTGGACACAAGACGGTCATCATGAAGAACATTGATGATGTCACCTCAGATCTTCCCTACAACCTTGCTCTGTTGGCTGGAACTGACCGCTCTCCCCTCAAAATGACAGCTGCCATGAGCAAGAAGAAAATCGCCAAAAGGTCAAAGATCAAGTCTTTTATGAAAGTTTATAACTACAATCATCTCGTACCCACAAGGTATTCTATGGATATCACCTTGGACAAAGCTGTCATCAACAAGGATGTCTTCAGAGACCCTGCTTGTAAACACAAGGCATGA